The following coding sequences lie in one Halomonas sp. 'Soap Lake #6' genomic window:
- a CDS encoding TRAM domain-containing protein, with protein sequence MAMLGKRRPPRPASGNSGLARTPSGKAQQPKSATNRDATANRDATAPLVIERLAHDGRGVAHNAAGKTVFVSQALPGEHVEVGVHVTRKRFDEAHIKALLTSSSVRVAPPCLHFSQCGGCDLQHLEVSAQRAHKRDVVSELMARQGIELGAITALNGSRESYRRRARLGVKVDGNGKVLLGFRAPHSHRLVDIQQCYVLVPELQALIAPLKQLLTSLEAPRQVGHIELIATADTVVVLVRQLKEHVQDSARWQAFAKQQHISLGAWLGRESPVLHWYGATPQLIETLTFAALGLGKTGLGKTGLGKTGLEQIDIEQIGLEQNRVQEARVMAASSHKEAAIALQFSPGDFLQVNAEVNQKMVAQVVAWLSPGHGQPVMDLFAGIGNFSLPLAVAGARVHAVEGNPAMVERIVANASLNQLDVSAQQANLSDAKVVQELLSNQQIDALVLDPPRSGAEAICQALGRHRIAKVAYISCDPATLARDAAHLVHAGYCIKQVAVADMFLHTAHMETLMLFEYAG encoded by the coding sequence ATGGCTATGTTGGGTAAGCGGCGGCCACCCCGCCCTGCATCCGGGAACTCTGGATTGGCGCGTACGCCTAGCGGTAAGGCGCAGCAGCCGAAGAGTGCCACTAACAGGGATGCTACTGCCAACAGAGACGCTACCGCGCCGTTGGTCATTGAACGTTTAGCTCATGACGGGCGTGGTGTGGCCCATAACGCGGCGGGTAAAACGGTATTTGTTAGCCAGGCGCTGCCCGGTGAACACGTAGAGGTCGGTGTACACGTAACACGAAAACGTTTTGATGAAGCGCATATCAAAGCGTTGTTAACCTCCTCGTCGGTACGGGTAGCCCCGCCATGCCTTCATTTCAGCCAGTGTGGTGGCTGCGACCTGCAGCATCTTGAGGTTAGCGCCCAGCGCGCTCACAAGCGCGACGTAGTGAGCGAGCTAATGGCACGCCAGGGCATTGAGTTGGGCGCGATTACGGCCCTTAATGGCAGTCGTGAAAGCTATCGTCGTCGTGCACGGTTAGGGGTTAAAGTCGATGGCAATGGCAAGGTGTTGCTAGGGTTTCGTGCCCCTCACAGCCACCGTTTAGTAGACATCCAACAGTGCTATGTATTAGTGCCGGAGCTGCAGGCGCTTATTGCCCCTTTAAAGCAGCTATTAACGAGCCTGGAAGCGCCACGGCAGGTCGGCCATATTGAGCTTATTGCGACCGCAGATACCGTAGTGGTGCTCGTTCGTCAGTTAAAGGAGCACGTCCAGGATAGCGCACGTTGGCAGGCCTTTGCTAAGCAGCAGCACATCAGTTTAGGGGCCTGGTTAGGGCGTGAATCCCCAGTGCTGCACTGGTATGGTGCAACACCGCAGTTGATAGAGACGCTAACGTTCGCCGCACTAGGGCTTGGAAAAACAGGTCTTGGAAAAACAGGTCTTGGAAAAACAGGTCTTGAGCAAATAGATATTGAGCAAATAGGTCTTGAGCAAAACAGGGTGCAGGAAGCACGTGTTATGGCGGCTAGTTCTCATAAGGAGGCAGCCATAGCATTACAGTTTTCGCCGGGAGATTTTTTGCAGGTAAACGCCGAGGTCAACCAAAAAATGGTGGCTCAGGTGGTAGCATGGTTATCGCCTGGACATGGGCAGCCGGTAATGGATTTGTTCGCAGGGATTGGCAATTTTAGCCTACCGTTAGCAGTGGCCGGTGCCAGAGTGCATGCTGTAGAGGGCAATCCAGCAATGGTTGAACGTATTGTTGCTAATGCTAGCCTTAATCAGCTTGACGTAAGTGCCCAGCAGGCGAATTTAAGCGATGCCAAGGTGGTCCAAGAGCTGCTAAGCAATCAGCAGATAGATGCGTTGGTGCTGGATCCGCCACGCAGTGGGGCTGAAGCTATCTGCCAAGCTTTGGGCCGTCACAGGATTGCTAAAGTCGCCTATATTTCCTGTGATCCAGCAACACTTGCCCGAGATGCGGCACACCTTGTGCATGCGGGGTACTGCATCAAGCAAGTAGCAGTGGCGGATATGTTCCTGCACACTGCCCACATGGAAACGCTGATGCTGTTTGAATACGCGGGCTAG